A window of the Tripterygium wilfordii isolate XIE 37 chromosome 12, ASM1340144v1, whole genome shotgun sequence genome harbors these coding sequences:
- the LOC120010188 gene encoding uncharacterized protein At2g29880-like: MGKRKESDESTKRREPATSWMDSIDDLLIDELLNQQQLGQRVDGNFTTNAYQKIVNVLNKNFPLVSMSKDKVKARMRTLKKKFSECYDIFKHGHLSGFAWNPETCKWSADEEVWARLIARNKDAEEWRNKRIRNYHKLEELWAIDRADGANGIDGSKLQHRWRCTVRIDSDFDENDGENDAPGEFFNDQEVDGTPTQRRTVTSEASSPYKGTGSSSCKKGKRVLDGGIDGVEFLATLKACSSDLSTRLEMFEDAFKVTNRVKDVSGTEIFNELESLGLELDEIDEAYTFLNLRPEMLFAFLEYPVVHRKRWLLKELHSFRNKEPK, from the exons ATGGGTAAAAGAAAGGAATCGGATGAATCAACTAAAAGAAGAGAGCCAGCTACCTCATGGATGGATTCGATAGATGATTTGTTGATAGATGAGCTACTGAATCAGCAACAACTTGGCCAGAGAGTCGATGGTAATTTTACTACCAATGCTTATCAGAAGATTGTGaatgttttgaataaaaatttcCCACTAGTTTCCATGAGTAAGGATAAGGTCAAAGCTCGTATGCGaactttgaaaaagaaattttctGAATGCTATGATATATTCAAACATGGCCACTTGAGTGGGTTTGCCTGGAATCCGGAAACGTGTAAATGGAGCGCGGATGAGGAGGTATGGGCGAGATTGATAGCG AGAAATAAAGATGCTGAGGAATGGAGGAATAAGAGAATTCGAAACTATCACAAGCTTGAAGAGTTGTGGGCCATTGATAGAGCTGATGGAGCCAATGGAATTGATGGTTCTAAGTTACAACATAGATGGCGATGTACAGTGAGAATTGATAGTGATTTTGATGAGAACGATGGTGAAAATGATGCGCCTGGTGAATTCTTTAATGATCAGGAGGTAGATGGAACCCCTACACAACGACGCACTGTCACGTCGGAGGCTTCTTCTCCTTATAAAGGCACGGGTTCAAGTAGCTGCAAGAAGGGCAAAAGGGTTTTAGATGGTGGGATTGATGGGGTAGAGTTTCTTGCAACTCTAAAAGCATGCTCATCAGATTTGAGTACCCGACTCGAAATGTTTGAAGACGCATTTAAAGTTACTAATCGAGTTAAGGACGTTAGTGGTACTGAGATATTTAATGAACTCGAATCCTTGGGTCTTGAGCTGGATGAGATTGATGAGGcgtacactttccttaacctTCGTCCTGAGATGCTATTTGCTTTTCTTGAGTATCCGGTTGTTCATCGAAAGAGATGGTTGTTGAAGGAACTTCACTCGTTTAGAAACAAGGAGCCGAAATAG